Part of the Natrialbaceae archaeon AArc-T1-2 genome, TCCGTCGAATCGTGGGTGATGAGGTTGGGGCTACGAGGCCCCTACGAAAACGGCGAGACGACTGCCGACGGACCGGCGCATACGCTTCGTTGAACGGGAACCCATTAGGACTTTTCGTGTTCACGTCCGCAAATCTGGCGGAACCGGTATCATTTTGCGGACGGGGACGGTGTCGTCTCGTATATGAAACACGCCAACGGCCCACTCTGTTCGATCGACGTCGGCGAGCGAACGGCGACGACGGAGGACGTAGACGACGTCCTCGAGTCGTTCGTCGGCGGGCGTGCGGTCGGGACGAAACTCGCCCACGACCGGATTCCCTTCGATGCCGACCCGTTTGGTCCCGAGAACCGCCTGTACTTCGCGACGGGCCCGCTCCAGCACTCGACGATGAGTTTTACCGGACGGATGTCGGCGACGGCTATCTCGCCGCTTACCGACGGCCTGCTGTCTTCGAACGCCGGCGGCTTCCTCTCGCGCAATTTCACCGCGACGGGCTACGGCGCAGTCGAGATCACAGGCGAGAGCGACGAACTCGTCGTCGTCCACGTCACCGACGGGATCGACGAGCCACACTCGTCGGGCAGCGAGACGGAGTCTCGCCCGCGTGTCGAGTTCGAGGAAGTACCAGAACTCGAGGGGGCCGAAACCTCCGAGATCTGTGCGTACCTCGAGGACGAACACGGGCTCGGCCCGGAACACACCGCCACCGTCGGCCCGGCCGGCGAGAACGAGGTTCGCTTCGCCTCGATCATGACCTCCCGCGAGCGGGCGTTCGGTCGGGGCGGTCTCGGCGCGGTGCTCGGCTCGAAGAACGTCAAAGCGATCACGTTCGAGGGCGACGCGACCTCCGACGTCGAGATCCCGTCCCTGCAGATGGACGTCCACCGCGAGGCCGCCCAGTCAGAGCACATCATGAAACGCCAGGGGACGACCTCGGTGACGGAGTATGCAAACCACGTCGAGGCCTTGCCGACGCATTACTTCTCCGAACTGTCGTTCGACGGCATCTCGGGAATCAGCGGCGACCGCGTCGAGGAGAAGAAGTACGAAAAAGGGACCTGTTCTGCCTGTGCGTTCGCCTGCAAACTGCCCACCCGTGACGAGGACGAAGACCTCGAGACGGAAGGCCCGGAGTTCGAGACGCTCATGGCCTTCGGCTCGAACTCGGGCGTCGACGACGTCGTCGAGGTGATGAAAGCGAACAAGCTGTGTGACGAACTCGGGATGGACACCATCTCGGCTGGCGACGTCGTCGCAGCGTACCTCGAAAGCGTTGACGAGTTCGGTAACGCCGAACTGATCCACGAGACCGTCGAAAAAATCGCCTCCCGGGAGGGCATCGGCGACACGCTCGCGGAAGGGATCGACCGCTTCCACGACGAACTCGGCGTCGAAAACTGGACCGTGAAAGGTCTCGAGTTTCCCGCCCACGACGGCCGCTCCTTACACGGGCAGGGACTGGGGTTTGCCACCTCGAACCGTGGTGCCGATCACATGTACGGCGAGTTTTACTCCTTCGAGTACCCGCTCGTCGACGAGGAGCGAGCGCTCGACAAAAGCGGTCTCGAGGGCAAGCCGTCGACGCTCGTCGAAAACGAGAACCTAAACGTCGTCAAAGACAGCGCCGTCCTCTGTAAGTTCTCTCGTGACTTCGTCACGCCCGACCGCCTCGAGACGTTGCTCGACGCCGACTACGAGCAGTTGCTCGCAGTCGGGGCTCGCGTCGTCTCCCTCGAGCGTCACTTCAACAACCAGCGCGGCTTCGACCACGAGGACGACCGCCTGCCCTACGAGCTGCCCGAATTCGAGACGGCACTCGAGAGCTACTACGCCGAACGCGGCTGGAACGACGACGGCACCGTCCCCGAGGAGACGCTCGAGGAGCGTCCGGCCTGACAGTCCGAGTTACTCGAGTCGATCCAACACGGCGTCTTTCTCGTAGGCCAGCGAGAGCGAGCGCGACCGTCCGCGACCCTCGACGTCCGCGTACTCGGCGTCGATCAGTCCGAGCTGGTCGAGTTTGTTGACGAGTTCGGAGTAGCGGGTGTAGCCGAGGTCGGTCTCCTCGTGGAAGGCCTCGTAGACGTCGCCGGCCTGATCGCCGTCGTTTCTGGCGACGATCTCGAGGAGAGCCCGTTCGTTCGCCTCGAGCCCCGAGAGGCTCCGGGAGAGGTGAACGTACTTCGAGGTCTCGTAGGCCTCCTCGACGTCCTCGCGTTCGACGACGCGGCTGGCACGCATCTCTGCGTTCAGCCCCGCTCGCCGGAGGAGGTCGATGCCGACGCGCAGGTCGCCGCTTTCTGCGGTCAGCTCGGCGACGCGTTCGAGCACCGGTCGGTCGACGACGCCGTCGTGAAAGCCCCGCTCGACTCGTTCCATGAGGATGTCGACGATCTCTGGTTCGTCGTAGACGGGAAAGTAGACGTCCTCGGGCCGGAAGACGCTCTGGACGCGGGAGTCCAGCTCCTCGATCGGCTCGAGGGTTGGGTCCGAGGAGACGACGACGACGCCGATTTTCGCGCCGGGATACTCCTCGTGGGCGCGCAACAGCGAGTACAGCGTATCAGAGGCTTCGTTCTCGTAGAAGAGGTAGTTGACGTCGTCGAGCGCGACGACGAGGATCCGGTCCTGTTCGACGAGTTTCTCGGCGATCTGACCGAAGAGCTTCTTGAACGAGATGCCGGAAGAGGGCGGTTCGTAGTCGAAGGTCCCCTCGAACAGTCGCGAGAAGACGGAGTAGCGAGTGGCGTTGACCTGGCAGTTGACCCGGATCGTCCGAACCGTGCGAGTCTGGGCACCGACCTCGTCGAACAGCTTCTGGATGGCGGTGGTCTTGCCGGTGCCGGGCGGCCCACGGACGACGACGTTGAGCGGCTGTGAGCCCCGGACTGCCGGCCGCAACGCGTAGCCGAGACTCTCCATCTGGGAGTCGCGGTGTTTGAACGTCTCGGGGAGGTATCCGAGTTCGAAGACGCGCTCGTCTCTGAACACGGACTCGTCCCACGATAGCATCCCCTCTTCGGGGTCGTCGGACATCACTTTCACCACGCTCTCGGAGCTACTTAGTTGTTTGCTGGTTCGCGCTGGTCCGTACTAGTGTCAGTGCCAGCGTCAGCGTTCGACCCTCGAGAACGCCGTCGGAGCCCCGACGAGCGTCAAGCCTCCGGGATCGGCTCGTCGATCCACTCCTCGTAGAACGTCTCGATGTCGGGTTCGAATTCGTGGATGATCGGATAGCCCGGCATCACGTTGTTCACCTCGAGCAGCGTCTTGCAGCCAGGGCAGAAGTACTCTCGAAGTTCCATGTAATCCGGATGAGGGTGCATGTTTTCCGGGTAGATTTCGAGGTAGTCTTCTTCCGTATCTCGAACGTTGATCAGCGCGTCTTTCTTCCAGTTCTCGTCGTGTTCACAGAACTCGTGGCCGCACTCACACTTGATGAGCCAGTGGTCCTCGGGCTTCGCAACGACGAACAGGTTGTCCGCATACGGGATGATGATCGGGTCATCCCAGTCGACCCGGTCCTGGAGAACGTCCCGGACCTGCTGGAACCGGTCCGAGTCTTTGAAGTCACTCATCATGTTGTGCAGCTGATTCCACTCCAGATTGTCGTCGACGAGGTCTTCGATTATCTCGCGTGGGTATGATTCTGGCATTGATGTTCACCTCTGTCTTAGTCGTCGTCCGTCGGTTGTTCTAGCGGTGTATCCTGGAACGATGCTTCAGGGCTCGGCAAATCCTTGATGGACCGCTCGCTCCCCCAGGTGTAGGGCACTGCCGGTTCGTCGTCTCGGCCAACGCCGAGCCAGGTTTCGTGGCTCTTCGTCGGGTTCTTCCACTTCTGTTTGAGGCCGGACGCGAAACGATTCTCGAGTGATGTCTCCGCCTTGTCGCTCACCGTGAACCGGAAGTCGTCCGGCAGGTCCCAGAAGTCGCGGTAGAAGTCGGCGAACTGCTTGCTCATCCGCATGCTGCTCTCGTAGGTCTTTTTGACGTCGTCGATGAGACCCTCTTCCTCGCGAATTCGCTGGCGCTCGTCCTCGTACCACTCCGAGACGGGCTGGGTGATCTCTTCGCGTTCTTCCATCCGTTCTGTCCGGAGCTGGTCGGTCGCCTCTTCGTCGAGTTCCCACTCGCCCTGCACGGCGGAGTTGTGTTGTGCCTCGTCGTCGACGTTCTCCACGACGACGGCGTAGGCGTCCTTGGCGTGGCGCGGCAGGACGTACCCGTCGTGGATGTCCTCGAGCACCTTCTCGGGCTCTCGTTCGAGCGGGTCACCGAGCCCTGACCCCCCACGGAGGTAGTTCAGATACATGTCGTAGTCGTCGAACTCCTTGGGCGTGCTGATGCCCTCCGGTCGGCGGGTTATCTCCCCGTCGATCTTGGACTCGAACTCGCCGCTTTCGGGGTCCAGGTCGTGTTGTGGGTACTCCTCGCCGTTCTCGAAGCGTTCTTCGAGGTCCGTGTTCCGGGCGTTGAGGATGTAGCCGGAGGCAGCGGGATAGCCACCGAAGAGGCCGCCGTCGCTGGTCATGTAGCCGTTGCCCATCTCGTAGAGCAACCACCTGCTCACGTCCTTGACCGTTCGCATCGACTCGAAGCCGGAACCACCTGTACGGCGGCCTGCGCCACCAGTATTTGGTTTGACAGCGCGGCCGAGGAACGGAAGCGGTTCGGTCATCTCCCACACTTCGGCGTCGCCCATGTCGCCTTCGGGGTTCCAGATCGCCGCCGCGTGCGGTTCGCCGTCCTCGACGTAGCGAGCGCCGACGCCTTCACAGGCCGACTCGAAGGAGTTGACGGCGTGGAGCTTGTCGAACTGGTCGATGCCGCCGCCCTGCAGCCAGTTCGACGTGTTGGCGTTGCCGGCGTTGATCTCCTCCCAGAACCCGCGGGCGAAGTATCCCCGCGAGAGGTGTTGCCAGAGCGGTGCCCACGCCGACACGAGGAAGTGCCAGGCGTAGGCGTGAGCCGTCTCCGTGTTCTGGGTGTTCGCCCACGAGCCGACCGGCAAGTGAAAGTCACACGCGTAGTAGGCACCGTCGTTGACCAGTTTGTTGGGTATGACCGTCTGTGTTAACATCACCCAGATGCCGCCCTGTATCGCGGCTGGCGTGCAGTTGTACGGGTGCCAGCCCCACTTATTCGCACCCTCGAAAGACACCTGAAACGATCCGTCTTCCCGAACGTGGAGTTCCGAGGGGGCGTGCATGAGGTGATTCTCGTTCGCGTACGCCCGGGTGAGATTATCCTGGCCCTCGTAGAGTGCGTCCACGAACGATGCACCGCGGTATGTCCCCGGCAACATCGTCTTCTGGATACGACTTCTGAACCCACGCCGGCCGTCCTCGACGACTTCACGAGACAGTTGTTTGAATTTCTCGATACCGTACTCGTCGATGAGATCGTTCACTGCTTTACGAATCATCAGACAACCAGTCATCCGGGTCCGTTCGTCGAGTTTCAGGAAGTCCGGCGTTCTGGTCTTATCGGGGAAGTCGTTTTTCCAGGAGTTGTAGATCTCGAGGTCTTCACCGATCTTTCGGGCCGTGTAGTGGGCACCGTCACCGAATCGGGAGGCCTGGGACACGTTCATGCTCCCGGGACCGACCGCACCGGTGTCGATAACGTGGGTCACACCGCCGGCCCAGGCAACGAGCTCCCCGTCGTGGAAGATCGGAATGATCGTCATGATATCACACGGGTGGACGTCGCCGACGTGTGTGTCATTATTCACGAAGATGTCGCCGGGCTCGATACCCGGACTCTCTTCGTAGTCGTGGTTGATCATGTACTTGATCGCCTCACTCATCGTGTGGATGTGCACGATGATCCCCGTCGAGATGGCGATCGAGTCTCCCTCTGGGGTAAACAGCCCATAGCACAACTCACCTTCCTGTTCGACGATCGGGGTTGCGGCGACCTCTTTCGAGGTCTCTCGCGCATTGACCAGTTCGCCACGTAGCTGGGCGAACATCTGCTCGTACTCGATTGGGTCTTCCTCTTTTAGCGAGAGCTTCTCGAACCCGGCATAGTGGCCCGTCTTTTCGGTCTCTTCTTCGAGTTCTTCGAACTGTTCGCGAAGTCCCGTTCCATCCCAGCCGATACCGTCTCCCTTCTCTTGTTTCTCTCTGAACCGTTCTTGCTCCCGGTGCATTCGAGGAAAGTTTTCCTCGGACTTCCCGTGGGTTCTCTCTCCTGACGCATCTGATGGATGCTGTTCTGAACTCATTGTTGCTTGTCTGGTGTTCTCATCTGATTACAGCCAGATGTGAGCTGGTGCAGCGCATCCACCTCACGGCCAGGACAGCCACCCGCCAGGTGACACCTGCAGTGAGGTAGATGCATGTCTACACGAGGGCGGTGGAACGCCCTCTCTCAGGTCTCCTGCCTGAGGTGGTGCACGCGGTGCTCGTCGAGACGGGTTTCGTACTCCGGCGGAACGATGTACGTCGTTGCCTCCCCTTCCAGCACTGCGGGACCGCCGAGTTCGTTCCCGGGTTGGAGCGCGTGGAGATCGTAGATCTCGGTCTCCAGCCACTCTCCGTCCCAGTAGGTCTCGCGGGGCTCTTTGTAGGCGTCCTCGGGTGGATCTGACCCCTGCAGTTCCTCGGTTGGAATTTCGGGCTTGACGACGTCGCGAACGCCACGGACGGACGCCTGCGTGATCGTGTGCCCGAGTTCTGGAGACCGCGCTTCTTCGGAGTACTGGCGCCGATACCCTTCTTCGAACGTGTCGATTAACTCCTCGAGTTTTTCCGGCGTATCGACTCGGCCCACTGGTGACCGGACGTCGATACTGTTGAGTTGACCCTGGTACTGGCCGAGGATGTGGTACTGGAACTCGACTTCGTCTAGTCCAATGTCACTTTTGGCGAACTCGTCTTCGACTTTCTGCTCGAGGGCTTTCCAGACCTCGGTCAGTTCCGCCCCGGCGGTGTCGGCCGCATCTTCCATCGACAGATCGGCGTCGATATCGATGCTGGTCGTCTGGTCGTACCGGTATTCGTAGTCGGCTGCACCACAGCCGAACGCGGAGAAGCCGGCCGCCCACTCCGGAACGAGAACTTCGTCGAAGCCGAGATCCGTGGTGTATCCAGCGGTGTGGACCGGGCCGCCCCCACCGTAGGAGAGACACTTGAAATTCGATGGTGCGTATCCCTCACCGGTCACGACGGACTCGAGGTCGTTGCGAAGCTTGTTTTCGAGGATGTCGATGACACCCTGGGCAGCCTCGTAGACGCCCATATCCAGCTTGTCGGCGACCTGTTCCTCGATCGCCGCTTCGGCAGCGTCACGATCGATGGGCATGTCACCACCCAGGAAGTTTTCCGGATCGATCCAGCCCAGCGCAACGTGACAGTCCGTAACAGTCACCGTCTCGACGTCGGTTTCGGTTGCACAGACGCCGACCTGGTCTCCCGCACTCTCCGGACCGAGTTCGATCTTATCGAACGTGGGATTCACACGGACGTAACTGCCGGTTCCCGATCCGACACTGTCCATATTGACCATCGGCAACGAAAGGAGGAGGCGAGCCATCTCCGGACTGTAGTCGATCTTCCAGTCGTTGTCGATGATGATCCCCATATCGAAGCTCGTTCCGCCGATATCGGTACAGACCAGGTTCTCGTAGCCGAGCTCTTTCCCGAAGTAGTTCGCTCCGATCATCCCACCGATAGGGCCGGAGATCAACGTCCGTGCCAGTTCGTTCGCGTAGATATCGATCGTTCCACCGTGGCTCGCCATCACACGAACGCCGACCTCGCCGCCGTGGTCGTCGACGGCCTCCTGAACGTTCTTCAACTGGTCACGTGATGGCTCCGCAGCGAAGGCTTCAGCAACGAGTGTGTTTAGCCGGCCGAGTTCTTTCAGAGTCGGATAGTACTCGCTGGACAACATCACCGAGGTATCGACACCCCGTTCGTCGATGACTTCCTCGGCAATTTCTTTCGTTCGTTGCTCGTGTTTGTCCTCCTGATAGGAGTGGAGAAACATCACCGCGATCTCGTCAACATCCTGATCGAGGAGATCCGTAACGGCCTCGCGGACGTCGTCCTCGTACTGCTCTAAGGGGATCAACTCGTTACCCTTGACGTCGATCCGTTCTCGCACACCCCGAATACGGTTACGTGGGATCAGCGGTTCGGGATGTTTGTGCGTGTTGACGTGCAGGCGATCCGAGTACGAAAACCCAGTGTAGGACTGTCGGCCACGTCCCATTCGGAGCGTGTCCTCCATCCCCCCAGTGGTGAGAATGCCGACGTCGACTTCGCTCTCGCGTTCGACCAATCGATTGAGCATTGCAGTTCCCGAATAGACCGTCGAAACGAGGTTCGGGAACGCATCTTCCACGCTCAGATCCCAGGTATCGAGGGCGTCCGCGGAAGATTTGATGAATCCTCGTGATTCGTCGTCCGGTGTGGTCTTTGCCTTTCCAACGGTGAACTCTCCCTCCGAATCCATGAGGAACGTGTCTGTCATCGTACCGCCAGCGTCGATGGACAGTGTTTCTGCGTTGTGGCGCTCCGAAGGGTTGTCTTCTGAACTTGCCATCGACGACTTCGTCAACATGTGACAAGTTATCTATTACCACGTACCTGGGAAAATCGGAGAAACGCGTCACGATAGACCGCGACATATGTCTCTCTTTAAGTGGGATGTACCCGGTTGCA contains:
- a CDS encoding aldehyde ferredoxin oxidoreductase family protein, encoding MKHANGPLCSIDVGERTATTEDVDDVLESFVGGRAVGTKLAHDRIPFDADPFGPENRLYFATGPLQHSTMSFTGRMSATAISPLTDGLLSSNAGGFLSRNFTATGYGAVEITGESDELVVVHVTDGIDEPHSSGSETESRPRVEFEEVPELEGAETSEICAYLEDEHGLGPEHTATVGPAGENEVRFASIMTSRERAFGRGGLGAVLGSKNVKAITFEGDATSDVEIPSLQMDVHREAAQSEHIMKRQGTTSVTEYANHVEALPTHYFSELSFDGISGISGDRVEEKKYEKGTCSACAFACKLPTRDEDEDLETEGPEFETLMAFGSNSGVDDVVEVMKANKLCDELGMDTISAGDVVAAYLESVDEFGNAELIHETVEKIASREGIGDTLAEGIDRFHDELGVENWTVKGLEFPAHDGRSLHGQGLGFATSNRGADHMYGEFYSFEYPLVDEERALDKSGLEGKPSTLVENENLNVVKDSAVLCKFSRDFVTPDRLETLLDADYEQLLAVGARVVSLERHFNNQRGFDHEDDRLPYELPEFETALESYYAERGWNDDGTVPEETLEERPA
- a CDS encoding ORC1-type DNA replication protein codes for the protein MSDDPEEGMLSWDESVFRDERVFELGYLPETFKHRDSQMESLGYALRPAVRGSQPLNVVVRGPPGTGKTTAIQKLFDEVGAQTRTVRTIRVNCQVNATRYSVFSRLFEGTFDYEPPSSGISFKKLFGQIAEKLVEQDRILVVALDDVNYLFYENEASDTLYSLLRAHEEYPGAKIGVVVVSSDPTLEPIEELDSRVQSVFRPEDVYFPVYDEPEIVDILMERVERGFHDGVVDRPVLERVAELTAESGDLRVGIDLLRRAGLNAEMRASRVVEREDVEEAYETSKYVHLSRSLSGLEANERALLEIVARNDGDQAGDVYEAFHEETDLGYTRYSELVNKLDQLGLIDAEYADVEGRGRSRSLSLAYEKDAVLDRLE
- a CDS encoding acetone carboxylase subunit gamma; the protein is MPESYPREIIEDLVDDNLEWNQLHNMMSDFKDSDRFQQVRDVLQDRVDWDDPIIIPYADNLFVVAKPEDHWLIKCECGHEFCEHDENWKKDALINVRDTEEDYLEIYPENMHPHPDYMELREYFCPGCKTLLEVNNVMPGYPIIHEFEPDIETFYEEWIDEPIPEA
- a CDS encoding hydantoinase B/oxoprolinase family protein — its product is MHREQERFREKQEKGDGIGWDGTGLREQFEELEEETEKTGHYAGFEKLSLKEEDPIEYEQMFAQLRGELVNARETSKEVAATPIVEQEGELCYGLFTPEGDSIAISTGIIVHIHTMSEAIKYMINHDYEESPGIEPGDIFVNNDTHVGDVHPCDIMTIIPIFHDGELVAWAGGVTHVIDTGAVGPGSMNVSQASRFGDGAHYTARKIGEDLEIYNSWKNDFPDKTRTPDFLKLDERTRMTGCLMIRKAVNDLIDEYGIEKFKQLSREVVEDGRRGFRSRIQKTMLPGTYRGASFVDALYEGQDNLTRAYANENHLMHAPSELHVREDGSFQVSFEGANKWGWHPYNCTPAAIQGGIWVMLTQTVIPNKLVNDGAYYACDFHLPVGSWANTQNTETAHAYAWHFLVSAWAPLWQHLSRGYFARGFWEEINAGNANTSNWLQGGGIDQFDKLHAVNSFESACEGVGARYVEDGEPHAAAIWNPEGDMGDAEVWEMTEPLPFLGRAVKPNTGGAGRRTGGSGFESMRTVKDVSRWLLYEMGNGYMTSDGGLFGGYPAASGYILNARNTDLEERFENGEEYPQHDLDPESGEFESKIDGEITRRPEGISTPKEFDDYDMYLNYLRGGSGLGDPLEREPEKVLEDIHDGYVLPRHAKDAYAVVVENVDDEAQHNSAVQGEWELDEEATDQLRTERMEEREEITQPVSEWYEDERQRIREEEGLIDDVKKTYESSMRMSKQFADFYRDFWDLPDDFRFTVSDKAETSLENRFASGLKQKWKNPTKSHETWLGVGRDDEPAVPYTWGSERSIKDLPSPEASFQDTPLEQPTDDD
- a CDS encoding hydantoinase/oxoprolinase family protein, with product MLTKSSMASSEDNPSERHNAETLSIDAGGTMTDTFLMDSEGEFTVGKAKTTPDDESRGFIKSSADALDTWDLSVEDAFPNLVSTVYSGTAMLNRLVERESEVDVGILTTGGMEDTLRMGRGRQSYTGFSYSDRLHVNTHKHPEPLIPRNRIRGVRERIDVKGNELIPLEQYEDDVREAVTDLLDQDVDEIAVMFLHSYQEDKHEQRTKEIAEEVIDERGVDTSVMLSSEYYPTLKELGRLNTLVAEAFAAEPSRDQLKNVQEAVDDHGGEVGVRVMASHGGTIDIYANELARTLISGPIGGMIGANYFGKELGYENLVCTDIGGTSFDMGIIIDNDWKIDYSPEMARLLLSLPMVNMDSVGSGTGSYVRVNPTFDKIELGPESAGDQVGVCATETDVETVTVTDCHVALGWIDPENFLGGDMPIDRDAAEAAIEEQVADKLDMGVYEAAQGVIDILENKLRNDLESVVTGEGYAPSNFKCLSYGGGGPVHTAGYTTDLGFDEVLVPEWAAGFSAFGCGAADYEYRYDQTTSIDIDADLSMEDAADTAGAELTEVWKALEQKVEDEFAKSDIGLDEVEFQYHILGQYQGQLNSIDVRSPVGRVDTPEKLEELIDTFEEGYRRQYSEEARSPELGHTITQASVRGVRDVVKPEIPTEELQGSDPPEDAYKEPRETYWDGEWLETEIYDLHALQPGNELGGPAVLEGEATTYIVPPEYETRLDEHRVHHLRQET